A genomic window from Sulfurimonas sp. hsl 1-7 includes:
- the rplN gene encoding 50S ribosomal protein L14 has product MIQGFTRLNVADNTGAKEIMCIKVLGGSKRRYATVGDVIVASVKKAIPTAKVKKGKVVKAVIVRTHKEVQRENGSLIRFDDNAAVILDDKREPIGTRIFGPIGREVRYAGFMKIVSLAPEVV; this is encoded by the coding sequence ATGATTCAAGGTTTTACTCGTTTAAACGTAGCTGATAATACAGGTGCAAAAGAGATTATGTGTATTAAGGTTCTTGGTGGTTCTAAGCGTCGTTATGCAACAGTAGGTGACGTTATCGTTGCTTCTGTTAAAAAAGCGATTCCAACTGCTAAAGTTAAAAAAGGTAAAGTTGTAAAAGCTGTTATCGTTAGAACTCATAAAGAAGTTCAAAGAGAAAACGGTTCATTAATTCGTTTTGATGACAATGCAGCTGTTATACTTGATGACAAGAGAGAGCCTATCGGTACTCGTATCTTCGGACCAATCGGTCGTGAAGTGCGTTATGCTGGATTTATGAAAATCGTATCTCTTGCTCCGGAGGTTGTTTAA
- the rpsQ gene encoding 30S ribosomal protein S17, protein MTHKREIQGNVVKIAGEKTITVVVERRVMHPRYHKVVKRFKKYLVHDERNEAKVGDEVVAIECRPLSKTKSFRLKSVVKGA, encoded by the coding sequence ATGACACATAAACGTGAAATTCAAGGTAATGTTGTAAAAATTGCTGGTGAAAAAACTATAACAGTAGTAGTTGAACGCCGTGTAATGCATCCTCGTTACCACAAAGTTGTAAAGCGTTTCAAAAAGTACTTAGTACACGATGAGCGCAATGAGGCAAAAGTTGGAGACGAGGTTGTTGCAATCGAATGTCGTCCACTTTCTAAAACAAAATCTTTTAGACTTAAGTCAGTAGTTAAAGGAGCGTAG
- the rpmC gene encoding 50S ribosomal protein L29, with protein MKYSDLAGKSAAELQAMLKEKKTELFTLKIKQKMMQLQNSSELKTAKKDIARINTALTAVEN; from the coding sequence ATGAAATATTCTGATTTAGCAGGTAAAAGTGCAGCTGAACTTCAAGCAATGCTTAAAGAGAAGAAAACTGAGCTGTTTACTCTAAAAATTAAACAAAAAATGATGCAATTACAAAACAGCAGCGAATTAAAAACTGCTAAAAAAGATATTGCAAGAATCAATACTGCATTAACTGCAGTAGAAAACTAG
- the rplP gene encoding 50S ribosomal protein L16, with protein MLMPKRTKYRKVMKGRNRGYARSGYKLAFGDIGFKAVEAGRINSRQIESARISATRHIKRNGKIWIRVFPAKPLTKRPLEVRMGKGKGPVDQWVMNIKPGRIIFEMGGVPHELAREALTLAMHKLPFKTKIVTAEMSNEIF; from the coding sequence ATGTTAATGCCAAAAAGAACAAAATATCGTAAAGTAATGAAAGGTCGTAACCGTGGTTACGCTCGTTCAGGTTACAAATTAGCTTTTGGTGACATCGGTTTTAAAGCTGTAGAAGCTGGTCGTATCAATTCTCGTCAAATTGAATCGGCTCGTATCTCTGCTACTCGTCACATTAAAAGAAATGGTAAGATTTGGATTCGTGTATTCCCTGCTAAACCTTTAACAAAACGTCCATTAGAAGTTCGTATGGGTAAGGGTAAAGGTCCAGTTGATCAATGGGTAATGAACATTAAACCAGGTCGTATAATCTTTGAAATGGGTGGTGTACCTCACGAATTAGCTCGTGAAGCTTTAACTTTAGCAATGCACAAACTTCCATTCAAAACAAAAATTGTTACTGCGGAGATGAGCAATGAAATATTCTGA
- the rpsC gene encoding 30S ribosomal protein S3 encodes MGQKVNPIGLRLGINRNWESRWFPKFESAAANLGEDHKIRTYLKKELYYAGVSNIIIERTVKRLRVTIIAARPGIIIGKKGADIEKLKTSLQNLIGKAVSVNIKEEKKAQASAQLVAENVATQLERRVAFRRAMKKVMQGAQRSGAKGIKVSVSGRLGGAEMARTEWYLEGRVPLHTLRAKIDYGFAEAHTTYGIIGIKVWIFKGEVLTKGIPAEAKEEKKERRGRKPRRENSEKAE; translated from the coding sequence ATGGGTCAAAAAGTTAATCCTATTGGTTTACGTCTTGGAATCAACCGTAACTGGGAAAGCCGTTGGTTTCCTAAGTTTGAATCTGCTGCAGCAAATTTAGGTGAAGATCACAAGATCAGAACATATTTAAAGAAAGAACTTTACTATGCTGGTGTTTCTAACATCATCATTGAAAGAACTGTTAAAAGATTACGTGTAACTATCATTGCTGCTCGTCCTGGTATTATCATCGGGAAAAAAGGTGCTGATATTGAGAAACTTAAAACTTCTCTTCAAAACCTTATCGGTAAAGCTGTTTCTGTAAACATCAAAGAAGAGAAAAAAGCTCAAGCTTCTGCACAATTAGTTGCTGAGAATGTTGCTACTCAATTAGAGCGTCGTGTTGCATTCCGTAGAGCTATGAAAAAAGTTATGCAAGGTGCACAAAGAAGTGGTGCGAAAGGTATCAAAGTTTCTGTTTCTGGTCGTCTTGGCGGTGCTGAAATGGCAAGAACTGAGTGGTACTTAGAAGGACGTGTTCCTCTTCATACACTTCGTGCAAAAATCGACTATGGTTTCGCAGAAGCTCATACTACATACGGTATCATCGGTATTAAAGTATGGATCTTCAAAGGTGAGGTACTTACTAAAGGTATCCCTGCAGAAGCTAAAGAAGAGAAAAAAGAGCGTCGCGGAAGAAAACCACGTCGTGAAAATAGTGAAAAGGCGGAATAG
- the rplV gene encoding 50S ribosomal protein L22, whose translation MARALLKFIRVSPIKSRLIAREVQGMNAEEAMAALEFTPNKAAKIISKVIASAVANSGNEAEDCVITSCRVDNGPVLKRFRPRARGMASGIRKPTAHILVEVEGK comes from the coding sequence ATGGCTAGAGCATTATTAAAATTTATCCGTGTATCACCAATTAAATCTCGTCTAATTGCTAGAGAGGTTCAAGGTATGAATGCTGAAGAAGCAATGGCTGCTTTAGAATTTACTCCAAACAAGGCTGCAAAAATCATCTCTAAAGTTATTGCATCTGCAGTAGCTAACAGTGGTAATGAAGCAGAAGATTGTGTTATCACATCTTGTCGTGTTGACAATGGTCCAGTACTAAAACGTTTCCGTCCACGTGCTCGTGGTATGGCTTCAGGTATTAGAAAACCAACAGCACATATCTTAGTAGAAGTAGAGGGTAAATAG
- the rpsS gene encoding 30S ribosomal protein S19, translating to MARSVKKGPFVDDHLMKKVETAKASGDKKPIKTWSRRSVVLPEMIGLTLNVHNGRQFVPVYVTENHIGYKLGEFAPTRTFKGHKGSVQKKG from the coding sequence ATGGCTCGTTCAGTTAAAAAAGGTCCATTCGTAGATGACCATTTAATGAAAAAAGTTGAAACTGCTAAAGCTAGTGGAGACAAAAAACCTATAAAAACTTGGTCTAGAAGATCAGTTGTTCTTCCTGAGATGATAGGTTTAACATTAAATGTTCATAATGGTCGCCAATTCGTTCCTGTATATGTTACAGAGAATCACATTGGTTATAAACTTGGTGAATTTGCACCAACTCGTACATTTAAGGGCCACAAAGGCTCTGTTCAGAAGAAGGGGTAA
- the rplB gene encoding 50S ribosomal protein L2 yields MAIKTYRPITPSRRFYTNVDSSDITAKASVRSLLVKLPTHSGRNNNGRITSRHKQAGAKKLYRIIDFKRNKMNIEGTVSTIEYDPYRNCRIALVTYADGEKRYILQPKGLNVGDKISAAESGLDVKPGNAMKLKNIPVGTTVHNVELKVGKGGQMVRSAGTSAQIMGRDGKYVSLRMPSSEMRLVLGECMATVGVVGNEEYSNIVLAKAGRTRHMGIRPQTRGSAMNPIDHPHGGGEGKTNSGRHPVTPWGKPTKGAKTRRKKASDKLIITRRKPNAKRVG; encoded by the coding sequence ATGGCAATTAAAACTTATAGACCGATAACTCCATCTCGTCGTTTTTATACGAATGTAGATAGTTCAGACATTACAGCAAAAGCAAGTGTTCGTTCATTATTAGTTAAGTTACCAACTCACTCTGGTCGTAACAACAACGGACGTATCACATCTCGTCATAAGCAAGCGGGTGCTAAAAAACTTTACCGTATCATTGATTTCAAAAGAAATAAAATGAACATCGAAGGTACAGTTAGCACTATCGAGTACGATCCATACAGAAACTGTAGAATCGCTCTTGTAACTTACGCTGATGGTGAAAAAAGATATATCCTACAACCAAAAGGTTTAAATGTAGGTGACAAAATTTCAGCAGCTGAATCTGGTTTAGACGTTAAACCTGGTAATGCTATGAAACTTAAAAACATCCCTGTTGGTACAACTGTACACAACGTTGAGTTAAAAGTTGGAAAAGGTGGACAAATGGTACGTTCAGCTGGAACTTCTGCTCAAATTATGGGTCGTGACGGTAAGTATGTTTCTTTACGTATGCCTTCATCTGAAATGAGACTTGTTCTTGGTGAATGTATGGCAACTGTTGGTGTAGTTGGAAATGAAGAATACTCTAACATCGTTTTAGCAAAAGCTGGTCGTACTCGTCATATGGGTATCCGTCCTCAAACTCGTGGTTCTGCAATGAACCCAATTGATCACCCGCATGGTGGTGGTGAAGGTAAAACGAATTCAGGTCGTCATCCAGTTACTCCTTGGGGTAAACCAACTAAGGGTGCTAAAACTCGTCGTAAAAAAGCAAGTGATAAACTAATCATCACTCGTCGTAAACCAAATGCAAAAAGGGTAGGTTAA
- a CDS encoding 50S ribosomal protein L23, translating to MADITDIKSILYTEKTLGLQEDGVIVVQTSPRMTKTGLKEVFREYFGIIPSKINSLNQSGKVKRFRGVQGKQNDFKKFYVTLPEGAQIESLAV from the coding sequence ATGGCAGATATTACAGATATTAAATCTATACTATATACAGAGAAGACTCTTGGTCTACAAGAAGATGGTGTTATCGTTGTTCAAACTTCACCACGTATGACTAAAACAGGTCTTAAAGAGGTGTTTAGAGAGTATTTTGGAATTATTCCTTCAAAAATCAACTCTTTAAATCAAAGCGGAAAAGTAAAAAGATTCCGTGGTGTACAAGGTAAACAAAACGACTTCAAAAAGTTCTATGTTACTTTACCAGAAGGTGCACAAATAGAAAGTTTGGCGGTATAA
- the rplD gene encoding 50S ribosomal protein L4 yields MSAAIVLNEKMEKASEIVLPESFSGINPHNLYLYVKSAQAAMRANTAIAKGRSDVRGGGKKPWAQKGGGRARAGSRRSPVFVGGGKAFGPQNNRNYDLKVNKKQKKLALNFALNEHAQNGTLFVVDSIEVASGKTKDANAMFKALNQRDTLFVKSILDEKTYLAFENIQSTYVIESNELNAYLAANYRSIVIEKAVWENLVSEAK; encoded by the coding sequence ATGAGTGCAGCAATCGTTTTAAATGAAAAAATGGAAAAAGCATCTGAGATCGTATTACCAGAGTCTTTCTCTGGAATCAATCCTCATAACTTATACCTTTATGTAAAATCAGCTCAAGCTGCTATGCGTGCTAATACAGCAATCGCAAAAGGTAGAAGTGATGTACGTGGTGGTGGTAAAAAGCCATGGGCTCAAAAAGGTGGCGGACGTGCTCGTGCTGGTTCTCGTCGTTCTCCTGTATTCGTAGGTGGTGGTAAAGCTTTTGGTCCACAAAACAACCGTAACTACGATTTAAAAGTTAACAAAAAGCAAAAGAAACTTGCTTTAAATTTTGCTCTTAACGAGCATGCACAAAACGGTACTCTTTTTGTAGTAGACAGCATTGAAGTAGCATCTGGTAAAACTAAAGATGCAAACGCAATGTTCAAAGCTCTTAACCAAAGAGATACTTTATTTGTAAAATCGATTTTAGATGAAAAAACATACTTAGCATTTGAAAACATTCAATCTACTTATGTAATTGAGTCTAATGAGTTAAACGCATACTTAGCTGCAAACTATCGTTCAATCGTGATAGAAAAAGCTGTATGGGAAAATCTTGTAAGTGAGGCTAAGTAA
- the rplC gene encoding 50S ribosomal protein L3, whose amino-acid sequence MEYIVEKIGMSRTITVPAKPVTLLRVLDAKVCDVNDGKALVAYASGKKMNKAIEGQQKKFNLSSEFNRFVTLEVANTEAGDLDLAPLAEATTVKSTFTTKGRGFQGGMKRWNFGGGPASHGHRFGRRTGSIGNAEWPGRVMKGKKMPGQYGNTQNSVKNEIVSFDAENKIIAVLGSVSGANGTLGRVKVAK is encoded by the coding sequence GTGGAATATATTGTTGAAAAAATCGGTATGAGCCGTACTATCACAGTTCCTGCAAAACCTGTTACTCTTTTAAGAGTTCTAGATGCAAAAGTGTGTGATGTAAACGATGGTAAAGCACTAGTGGCTTACGCTAGCGGCAAAAAAATGAATAAAGCAATTGAAGGTCAACAGAAGAAATTTAACCTTTCATCTGAGTTTAACCGTTTCGTTACTTTAGAAGTTGCAAACACTGAAGCTGGTGATTTAGATCTAGCTCCATTAGCAGAAGCAACAACTGTAAAATCAACTTTTACAACTAAAGGTCGCGGTTTTCAAGGTGGTATGAAGCGTTGGAATTTCGGTGGTGGTCCTGCATCTCACGGTCATAGATTTGGTCGTAGAACAGGTTCTATCGGTAATGCTGAATGGCCAGGTCGTGTTATGAAAGGTAAGAAAATGCCTGGACAATACGGAAATACACAAAACAGTGTAAAAAATGAGATCGTTTCTTTCGATGCTGAAAACAAAATCATTGCGGTTTTAGGTTCAGTAAGTGGAGCTAACGGTACTTTAGGTCGTGTAAAGGTAGCTAAATAA
- the rpsJ gene encoding 30S ribosomal protein S10: protein MEKIRLKLKAYDHRVLDRSVASIVEAVKRTGAVIRGPIPLPTKIRKYTVLKSVHVNKKSREQFEIRMHARMIDIVSATPETVDSLMKLDLAPEVDVEVRSMDK, encoded by the coding sequence ATGGAAAAAATTCGTTTGAAATTGAAAGCTTACGATCATCGTGTACTTGATAGATCTGTAGCGTCAATCGTAGAGGCTGTTAAGCGTACTGGTGCGGTAATCCGTGGTCCAATACCTTTACCAACAAAAATTCGTAAATATACAGTTTTAAAGTCTGTTCACGTTAACAAAAAATCTCGTGAGCAATTTGAAATTCGTATGCATGCAAGAATGATTGATATCGTTTCTGCTACGCCAGAGACTGTAGATTCATTAATGAAACTAGATCTTGCACCAGAAGTGGACGTTGAAGTTCGCTCAATGGATAAATAA
- a CDS encoding ATP-binding protein, translated as MEILLEEFYKIDLHLDKYHDRKVQIDERSYQINGITKSGKTQLVKSYLLSHKKSSYLYIDCNDIRIDVETLNDSLNKFCKDNRIDILVFDNYKEEFNFPNVSQLIITSEKKLPIPELDTLDLYPLDYEEFLAYEHKYDSSALNHFFQLGGLAVMHKIYSDERNIYLQQVFQNALDNIEFDILILCAKFNSQKLSAFTIYERLKAKRKISKDKLYKSFESLVEKKYIHLLEKFNHTRATKKVYLCDTSLKSALSLEKNFGRLFENMVYLELQKQNKELYYDDDLEFYLPQDDEIILCKPFADERKVFKKLESLEAFIFTYSIRKITVVTMNKEGSLSHPLSKVNIIPFDVWALGD; from the coding sequence ATGGAAATTTTACTTGAAGAGTTTTATAAAATTGATTTGCACCTTGATAAATATCATGACAGGAAGGTACAGATCGATGAAAGATCGTATCAAATTAACGGAATTACAAAGAGCGGAAAAACACAACTTGTAAAATCGTATCTGCTCTCTCATAAAAAAAGCAGCTATCTTTATATAGATTGCAACGACATCAGAATAGATGTAGAAACGCTGAATGATTCACTCAATAAGTTTTGTAAGGATAACAGAATCGATATTCTTGTTTTTGATAACTATAAAGAGGAGTTTAACTTTCCAAATGTTTCCCAGCTTATTATCACCTCAGAGAAAAAGCTACCTATTCCCGAACTAGATACTCTTGATCTTTATCCGCTCGATTACGAAGAGTTTCTGGCGTATGAACACAAATATGACTCCTCTGCTTTAAATCACTTCTTCCAACTTGGCGGACTTGCCGTGATGCACAAGATATATAGTGATGAGAGGAATATCTACCTGCAACAAGTATTTCAAAATGCTTTGGATAATATTGAATTTGATATTCTCATACTTTGTGCAAAGTTTAACTCTCAAAAACTCTCTGCTTTTACAATCTATGAAAGGTTAAAGGCAAAAAGAAAGATTTCAAAAGACAAACTCTATAAATCATTTGAAAGTTTGGTAGAAAAAAAATATATCCATCTTCTAGAGAAGTTTAACCATACAAGAGCGACAAAAAAGGTCTATCTATGTGATACATCTTTAAAATCAGCACTCTCTTTAGAAAAAAACTTTGGACGCTTATTTGAAAATATGGTTTACCTTGAGCTTCAAAAACAAAATAAAGAGCTCTATTACGATGACGATCTGGAGTTTTATCTTCCCCAAGACGATGAGATCATTTTGTGTAAACCCTTTGCGGACGAGAGAAAGGTGTTTAAAAAGCTAGAGAGTTTAGAAGCGTTTATCTTTACATATTCAATTAGAAAGATCACAGTAGTTACTATGAATAAAGAGGGCTCTCTCTCCCACCCTCTTTCTAAAGTCAACATTATCCCCTTTGATGTATGGGCACTCGGCGACTAG
- a CDS encoding TIGR01777 family oxidoreductase produces MKVAITGASGFVGSHLQKHFQENVHIHRDDTKEQILEKLEGVDTVINLAGAPIIKRWNEEYKKVLINSRVETTKTLVSAINESDVNYFISTSAIGAYPDDGVYDESYKEYADDFLGSLTKVWEESALECSKPTAITRFGIVIGKEGGALKQMLTPFKLGVAGIVGDGTTIMSWIDIDDLVAAYKHLCEKKLVGTFNLTTPKPVRNYEYTKALGAILHRPTLLPLPEFVLKIIYGEAATVLTGSKEIHPRALLESGFEFKYPTIQSSLQHQLSSL; encoded by the coding sequence ATGAAAGTAGCAATCACCGGAGCAAGTGGTTTTGTGGGATCACACTTGCAAAAACATTTTCAAGAGAATGTACATATTCATAGAGATGATACAAAAGAGCAGATACTTGAAAAACTCGAAGGTGTAGATACTGTTATCAATCTTGCCGGAGCTCCCATTATTAAAAGATGGAATGAGGAGTATAAAAAAGTACTTATAAATAGTAGAGTGGAAACGACAAAAACTTTAGTAAGTGCGATCAACGAGAGTGATGTGAATTACTTTATCTCCACATCGGCTATCGGGGCATATCCTGATGATGGTGTTTATGATGAGAGTTACAAAGAGTATGCAGATGATTTTTTGGGATCATTAACAAAGGTATGGGAAGAAAGTGCGTTAGAGTGTAGCAAACCGACCGCTATTACCCGTTTTGGGATTGTGATCGGAAAGGAAGGCGGAGCATTAAAGCAGATGCTAACACCCTTTAAACTGGGTGTCGCCGGAATCGTAGGCGACGGTACAACGATAATGAGCTGGATCGACATAGATGATTTGGTAGCTGCATACAAGCATCTATGTGAGAAAAAACTTGTGGGTACTTTTAATCTTACTACCCCCAAACCTGTAAGGAATTACGAATATACAAAAGCACTAGGCGCTATATTGCACAGACCTACGCTGCTCCCTTTACCGGAGTTTGTACTTAAAATCATTTACGGAGAGGCTGCAACGGTACTTACCGGATCTAAAGAGATCCATCCAAGAGCTTTATTGGAGAGCGGGTTTGAGTTTAAATACCCAACGATACAATCGAGCCTGCAGCATCAACTATCATCTCTCTAG